CACGATTGGATCAGGTCGTACATTATCCGCATTTTGCTCCCCGTAAATGCGGGTGTCAGGATATTGCGCATCTCCTTCCATCGACCATCGCGCAGCGAAATGAGACTTTTCGAGAGTATCGACTCCTGTATATTGTTGTGCATGCTATTGTGGTTAACGAAGTGGTCGAATTCCTTGATGCCGATGAGCTTGATGAGCTCAGGGTCTCGGACAAAGAAGACGGCATCTCGAAGGGCGTAGATACCATATACCGGGGATCCCGTGTGTTTCGTATGCAATTCGATCATTTTCTTTAGTACTGGCATTCCACCGATCATGGCTTTCAGCGGAATATTGCCAATTAGAGGCCATGGCTTCTCATGTGACACACCCCTTTCACTGAACACATCATATTTGGCCACCGACCACTTGTAGAGCAAAACGAGCAGTATTATAAACAAAGCGAGTGCTATCATCGACTGATCCATGATGTCATATGTGAGAGCGACTAATTGAACCGTAGATCGCGAGAGCTGGAACACAACTGATTTCACATTGAATGCGCTGCCCTCTCAACGAAGCTATCAAAAGCTGTTGAGAAAAGCTGCCTCTGATTATCAAGCCATCATTTATAGCGTTTTTTACTTTTATCTCCAATCGATAAGCATTATCtatgtgtaaatataattGAGTTTATATGCTAATTGGTCTATCTTTAATAAACATACAGCCCAAGTGTAGTCGAGTTATCAGCGGAACGCATTAGCAAAATTAGCTTCCaagttaaatgaaaaatatattgaagTGCTATAATCTGTATTAATGGCGACCACCTCTCCACCCCGTCCTTCACTCGTAattcaaaaagaaatcaatATGTGGCCAATGAAATGCAGCAAATGAATGTTGCAATTCAATAGTAAAAATTTGTGCAAAATCATTGGCAATTTAGGCAGAAATTGCACCCAAATGAGACCAGCTGGGAGTCCATGCAAGTCGTGTCCTTTAAAAACTGCCCGACTAGTTTTTCCCATAAGAATGCTATAAAAGGATGAAGCACAAACAGGATGGCTCAGAATTCGATTAGAAAGCCAAGTTATAAGCCATGTTTGAAGACATTCAGCTAATCTACATGAATATCAAGATATTGCGATTCTGGGCCCTGCTCTATGACAAAAACTTGAGGCGTTATGTGTGCATTGGACTGGCCTCATTCCACATCTTCACCCAAATCGTCTACATGATGAGTACCAATGAAGGACTAACCGGGATAATTCGTAACTCATATATGCTCGTCCTTTGGATTAATACGGTGCTGCGAGCTTATCTCTTGCTGGCGGATCACGACAGATATTTGGCTTTGATCCAAAAACTAACTGAGGCCTATTACGATTTACTGAATCTGAACGATTCGTATATATCGGAAATATTGGACCAGGTGAACAAGGTGGGAAAGTTGATGGCTAGGGGCAATCTGTTCTTTGGCATGCTCACATCCATGGGATTCGGTCTGTACCCATTGTCCTCCAGCGAAAGAGGTGAGTTTAAAAGTTCTTAAGTTGAATTGGAAAGCTCTAAGTTATAGGTTCAAGAGCTGAGAACAACCTAGCTCTTAATTTTAAAACCCACTTTCCTTTTGCAGTCCTGCCATTTGGCAGCAAAATTCCTGGTCTAAATGAGTACGAGAGTCCGTACTATGAGATGTGGTACATCTTTCAGATGCTCATCACCCCGATGGGCTGTTGCATGTACATTCCGTACACCAGTCTGATTGTGGGCTTGATAATGTTCGGCATTGTGAGGTGCAAGGCTTTGCAGCATCGCCTCCGCCAGGTGGCGCTTAAGCATCCGTACGGAGATCGCGATCCCCGTGAACTGAGGGAGGAGATCATAGCCTGCATACGTTACCAGCAGAGCATTATCGAGTACATGGATCACATAAACGAGCTGACCACCATGATGTTCCTATTCGAACTGATGGCCTTTTCGGCGCTGCTCTGTGCGCTGCTCTTTATGCTGATTATCGTGAGTAGATATGTATGTCCACAAAGGGAACCTAATGTACGCATGTCTGCCATTTGTCATAGGTCAGCGGCACCAGTCAGCTGATAATTGTTTGCATGTACATTAACATGATTCTGGCCCAAATACTGGCCCTCTATTGGTATGCAAATGAGTTAAGGGAACAGAATCTGGCGGTGGCCACCGCAGCCTACGAAACGGAGTGGTTCACCTTCGACGTTCCACTGCGCAAAAACATCCTGTTCATGATGATGAGGGCACAGCGGCCAGCTGCAGTAAGTCCTGCTTACATTAATCCTTGTACGATAACGATAACCATTGTTAAGGGTTCAGTGACagatttttcatatatttgtGGCTACTACATATATTCCTCTACTTATCCGCtggtaaaattaatttaatttcagatACTACTGGGCAATATACGCCCCATCACTTTGGAACTGTTCCAAAACCTACTGAACACAACCTATACATTTTTTACGGTTCTCAAGCGAGTCTACGGATGAACGAGCAAGGACCAAACTggaatattttatgaaatagcTTAAATACTGCACATGCAAAGACTCTCACGATACGATTTACCATTAACTCTGGACACAATCGAGCACATTTTACAATTGAATAAATCATTAGTGAAAAGAAAAATAGTTGTTCGTATTTAGCTGGAAATACTCGCAATttatttcttgtattttttcaGTGAGCACTATTTGCGGTTGCTGCGTATTTCACGCTGCGTTCACCATTTTTTCACCATACCAACAATgaaaaacgaaattgaaaaaaaatgtgtgAATCAAATGCAAAAAGAGGGAAAAGGTGTTTGGCTGTGCGCgataaaaaatttgtttgctaaAGTTGTCAACGAACTTTTTGCGTCCGCTGACTTTGACTGGCAGTCGGCGAGGTGCGAAAACAGGGATTCTGCTGGATGCTCGACGCAGGATGCAGAATGCAGGTTCCAGGATCCAGAATGTGGGTAGGTAGGTGCATAGATAGGTAGGCAACCCGGCGGGCAGATGCCAAAACGGAGCGGGGAAAacacatttcaatttgaatgccACGTTGCAGGTGAGTGGCGTCGGGCGAATCGGGTTCATTATAATAATGGTGATGGAACTAAGGTGCGATACTACTCTGGCTCAACTTTCAATCTCTGTTGTAAAACGAACAATTCAAACAGAAAGACGCAGAgtaagaaaaaagaaagttcCTATAGAAGAATAGAATTATCTCCCTAATTCGCCAATAAGTGGAGAtgctttaaaaacaatttgtgaAACAAActaaagttttctttaaatgcTTAACTGGTTGTTAAACATTGCACAAAATGTTTGCTAGTTGGTATCTTtaataaatatcatttttcTAACTGACTGCCCAATGTCCTTATTCCATAATGAATCTGACTATCGAATAATACTTGGTATAATATTGTGGGTATAAGGCGCCCACTAAAAAAAGACAGCAATCATTAAAGtcctttcatttttattaaagttaGTGATTGGCCTTGGAATTGCAGAGTCCGCCAGTTCAGAAGAGGCCAGCCAGGTTGGAGGAGTCGTAGATCTCGTTGACGGAGCACAGGTTAATAAAAACCGGATTCCGTCCGCTGCGGCATTCGGTGGCCGGACGATCGCCGCTCTGGTAGACCGGGGCATTGACATCATTTGTCCGGACAAAGTTGCAGGTCATGTACTGGTGGACACTGGACAGCGACTGACCGGCCTCGTTGGTGGTGTTCTTGGTTTGGCGGAGAATGCCGCAGCCCACGTGGGTGGTGCTATCCCGGACAAGCTGTGTGAAGTAGGCAATGCACTTGCTGACGCGCAAGCGAAGGATTCTGGTCAGGTGAGCAATACTTAATCCAGGCGTCTCCACCTACCTGTTATTGGGCGGACTAAATGCTATAATGTCCCGCATGCTGCATTCCTTGTATTCGGCGAACATTTGCTCCAGCGTGGCCTTGATCACCTCATCTTCCGTGTGGTACTCCACCGGAATTGGAGCTTCCGGATTGGGAGGGTCGCTGGGTGAGCTCGGCGGCAAGGGATCCCCCTGCCAACCGCCCTCGGCCACCACCTGCGCCACGTTGCGGAACTGCTCGCTATTGCGGCAATGATCATTGACCAGGGCACATCGTTTCACATTGAGCTCCGCAAAACTGGCCAGCTCCTGATCCCACTGCAACGTGGCCATCCGGGTGGCCGGGCTGAAGCCCATCAGATCGCCCCTCGCTATCCGATCGCGGTACTCGTTCAGCTCATTGAGGATCATGGTGCGACGAGCCGTCGTTATCCGCACAATGTGGGCATCCGGACTGCAGATGTCGGCCAGCGCCTAAAGAAATCAGTCATCAGCGACGTGGCTCGCTGACCATTGGATGCATCTTACCCCGAAATTGTTGCAGGCTATGTGCCTCTCGGGTCCGGGACACAGGGTGGGATCGCAGTAGTCGAAGGCCTGGAGCTGCTGGCCCAgtagcatcagcagcagcaacagcggcggCCACTTGGTGTCCAACATCTCGACGAGGCAGCCAGTTTAGCCAGCTCCGGCCACCCGAGGCTGCCTCTTATAGAGTTCGAAGGGGCCAAATCGATTATCGGTCAAGCGGAGCTATCAATTGCGACCATTTACTGACCACCAATCAGTAAAGCAATTGGTTAGGCCCACTATTAGGCACACTTTtgtacacagaaaaaaatggaTAAGTTCTGATCAAATTTTTCTAGCATTTCGCATGACTTAAATCCGTTATAATAATTTGCTGTCATCGATTTTAAAggtttttatttcatgaatagtATTTATGTGAATATTAAGTGCATAAGCACTTATTTTATAAGTGTACAATTATATAACACCCTAAATGTCCACTTGTATTTGGTCGCTGGACGGCATATTCGATTCCACCACCATGCTGTTGGCATCGACGTACTCATCCTCGCTGCAGAGGAACTGGTACATCTGGCTCGGTCCAGTGGCGCACTTCCCGGCAGGAATCTGGCCCTCTTCGTACGGAACCAGGTTGTTCACACTGGCCCGCGAAAAGTGGCAGAGCAGGATAATATTTGACTCCTTCTCGTCCCTACCTTTCACACGAAGGCCGCATCCCATACGAGAACCATGGTCCTGAATCAGGGGCATATAGTGGCCCACACAGGTTCtacagtaaaaataaatatggtCTTAGTAGTTAAATATTgcaatttcaaaaatgtaatattaaaCCCACTAACATGTGTTCGAAACGAAGTATTTAACCTAATACAATAATTTGtaaaagattttaaaaggCCTTCTCAAAAGCTGGTTCCTATTCTTGAGATATAGGTGGCGTTTTACGTCACTTACCCTTCTCTTACTGGCACTAATTTCTGACTGTTCATCATGCATCCCATGACATCCAGAAACAACTCCGGCAGCAATTTATCTAAAATCGCACTTTTAAGGCTCTTGGTCCGTCCCATCTTGCTACGGATTTCGGTGGTTGCCACATAGTGATACTTGTCGGTATTGGCGCAAAACTTTCCCGTCTCATCGCATTGGCGAACCTGTCTATCCGCCAGCCTCTGCAGTTCAAAATCCCAGCCCATCGTCGGCATGCGAGCGGCTACCGAATAGTTGCCCACTCCACTGGCCACATAGTTGCGCAACATGTTGATCCTGCTGAGGATGCCAGTCTTCAAGGCTCCATTAACGTTCAGGAACAGATTGTTTTTCCCGCATTGCTCACCTACTGCCTGCAGATGAGGTGGTTAAATCACTACAATCTCGAGTAATGATAGCTACTACCTTAGGTTGAAAGCAGCCCACATGAATTTCCGAGTTCATGCAGAGATTGGGCTTACAATGGGGATCATCTTCTGGTATCAAGCTCGCAGTTAGCGGTAACAAAAAGAGGTACAGATACCACATCTTCATCTCGTGGCAAAAGTAATTTAACTAACGTGTAGAGCTATCTTATGACCTAGATTTATTAAATGCAGCATGAACGAATCAATTAAGCTCGCCCAATTGCAGGGCATTGGGATTAACATGCTCCTCGGGTGAGCAGAGCCCCTCATATATGGAGTGGGTTCCCGCATAGCAGCGACTTCCCGGATGAGCACTTGCCCGGTAGACCAGCTCATTGGCGATCTTTCCGCGCGAAAAGTGACATAGGACACCGTACTGATAGAGTCCGCTCGTTTGGCCTTTTCGCAGCATCATGGCACAGCCGACATGGGCAGCCAAATCTTGGACCAGCTGGGTGAAGTAGCCGCGACACTGTCTGCAATCGTGGATTAGATATACATCAACCTCTTGAATCTCTCACTCTCACCCATCCTTGGCCGGTTTCTCGGCATTGATGTGGGCCATCGTGCAGCCCTTAACATCATCCATCCAAAACTGCAAGACAAAGTCCAAAACGGATATGGGATCCTTCTCCAGTTGCAACCACTTGGTACTGCCATATATATACGACACATAGCTGAACTCATCCGTATTGCTGCAGTAATCGTCTATATAGTCACAACGCCTCAAGGCAAACTTGGCCAACCCGGCCAGTTCCTCGTGCCACCGGAGTGTTGCCATCCGGGAAGCTGGACGCAAGTGCGGATACTGACCCTTAGCCACGGTATTCCGAAAATCGTTTAGGACGGCCAGGAGATGGGCACGCATGTGCATGGGAAACTTCATGATGATCGCTTCACTGCCACAACTCTCGTCAAAGTCCTGCGAAACTCAGACAGTTACTGAGCAACTTGATGGGAAGCCAAACTTACGCCATAATTGCGGCAAGCGATATGCGTTATTTCCGGCAGACACAGATCCTTGTTGCAGTAATCCGTAGATAACGCCTCCTGGCTGATAAGGACTATTATAAGGACTGAAAGAAGGTACAACATCTGGTGCCGATTGCTGGAGTCAAAATACAAAACTATTTTGAAGAAAACTGATCTATCTATACAGCGTAAAATCCATTGTAACTGCCTAAATGCAGCGTGACAATTCTATAATATATAGAGCTATTACTAGTTTTATTTCCAACAGACAGCCATATTCAACAAGGAATCcaaaaagctagaaggttatTATTAAGATATAAAATTTACAATATGTGTAAAACATTGGAATTTCGCATGACTCAATTAAATCAAggtaataaaaacataaaacataattgCGCATCTCaactaagaaaataataaataaaaactttcgATTGGAATGTAAATCCACTAGTAATCTTTAGAAACCCATTTACCCACTGCTTTTTCATTGGCAAAAACATCCGAGTGCAGAAGTAATTGAAAACATGTTTgcatttcttgtttttgtgaTTTTGTGAAAGTGCACATCGAAACAAATGTGCTTCAGTTGCATTTGATGTGCACTTCACTGGTTTATTACAATTAACACTTCATGTAGTTCAGTTTGGTTTTCGTTTTGGATTTGCTTAATATAGATGTATAAATAGAAGGTTGCGCTTAAGTTATATGTACACTTTACATACATCACATGGAATATAAAAATGGCTCGTTGTGCGATCGCTTTCACTTGGTTTTTTACCAGGAGTTTGGAGTTTTTTATGCAAGAAAACATGGAAAGTAAAGTGTTCAGCTGAGTAAAAAAGCTATAACGAGACGGAAAGGGGATCCTCAGTTCACAGTGCGATTTCACTGGCCAAAGTGGGGATTGTAGGGAGCTTGCTTCTCATATCCAGCGGGCATAACACTAGGTCCTGGATTAGCCATGGACATGTCATACGGCGGCGGATTCATGTTGGCAGCCCCGGCGCCAGGATACGTCGGATACGCCACGCCATGCGTTTGCTGACTGCAATGGATAAAAGCATATCAATTAATATTTGCGTTTCGCTGGAGCACTAGCTTCCACTTACCCCGGCATCGGCATAGGCATTGGCATTTGCTGCTGGTTCTGGTGGCTCATCGGCATGGGCATCTGCACAGTCACGTTGCTGCTGGGAAAATGGGGACATTAGAATAGTTTGCGGCAGCACTTTAGGCTCCGTACTTACCCGGTGGTCTGTACGGGGTACGAGGTCGCAGTTACGTAGGCATTGCTCGATGGATAGCCCGGCGGAGGCAGCTGTGTGACCGGATATCCGCCGGGAGCCGTGTGGGTGGCGGAGGTCACCACCACAGGCGCTGAAAGTAGAAAGAacggaaaaaaagaaattagaaACAGAAAATAGCTGCGCCAATGATTCTGAATCATCGCCAACCGCGAATCGCAGACTCGATAAGCTCCCACTTTTGATTAGACTCATCAGTGTGAACAAAAATTCCCCTTTCAGCACtataaaaaattttcaatattatattaatcTAAATTAATGTAAGTCATAAAAACTTGatgtatattatattttgcttttttaatttcatttgggGTTTTTTTGGTGTAATTtctgtgcttttttttttttttgagctttTAATCTTATCCactcaatttatttatagaaaagGGTAATAACAAGCCCGTGTCACGTTTATATGCactataaatacattttgtgttataattaatataaaaaatatttttaaaacatataCTGCCTGTATCGAAAACCAAGAATAAGAAAATACTTCACACTTAGACAAATAAGATAAGGCTCAACAAAATTTGCTGCACCACTATTTCTTTAAGTGTAATTGGCAATCCATTCATTGCTCAGTCAATGTAATTACCAACGCCTTCGCTGATTGTGTAGCCAACATTTCGCGCTGCTTTCTGCCTGCGTCTAATGCAAACAACGAAGGAAGTAATGAAAAATATGGCAAAGGCTATAGATAATCCAACCCAGAATGCCCACATTCTCGATAAGTCAGGGAATTTAGCTCGAAAAAACACAATCGCTTTCCAGGCGAACACAGAACAGACTGCAAGTCCTATGTCTGACAAAACCCACTCACTCGGACCGCGTCTAATCAATGTTCGATTTTATGGCCAATACGATAAGCGGGTGGTGTACTTGCATTATGGTTTTGTTTATCTCTGATATTGGCAGTACGAAACAGCTTCAAAATtacataaatcataaaacataaataactCTTCCCGTAGCTGCAGCTATTTACCCATGGATCTGAACTTCTTGGCTATGCAAAAGAAGCAGAGGCACATCAACGAGGCAATCACTATGAAGACTGAGACTGCTATGATGGGAATAACAAACGGCTCCATCGCGAATATTATTCTATACACGCTGAACTGGTGCTACAGCGTGGAGTTCACGATTTCAACTGTTTCATGACATTGgggtttttgtgttttttttttttttttgtgtaaatGGGAGATATTGGAAACCCATTGGACGGCCGCGTTATCGCCACAAACGGGTGATCCCCGAAAACACACCTGCACCCTTGGTGAGCGCCGCTCTCCGGGTTCGACCACGGGTCAGAAATACAGCCGCGGATGTCATGAAAAATACGGAGAAGGTGAAGAAAAGTATCCAGTAGATGCCCGAATCATCCATGATTATGATACTGACTGAATAAGCGGTGCACAAAGACTAAACAAAAGCGAGAAACTAAAGCCGCCGGATTGGCAATCGAAAAAGTGCCAGTAATGGCCAAAGAAAAGGGCAATCACACTCATAAAGATAGCACTTATCAGTGATAACAGTACACTTTCAACCATTATCATAACTTACTTAAATCACCGAGAGCCTGACGACGCTTCCAATGTAGTGCAACCAGGCCGATCAATGccaaaatgaatattttgaaGGTTATGCGAAAAACGGATATGAAAACCACAGAGCGTTCCTGGGACTCCAGCAAGGAGCTGACCTCCGTTTCGTTATTCATTTCGGGAATACGTTTACAAATTGTTCCAATATCGAAAGTCTTCCGGATTTCGAGCAAGATTTAAGGCATATATCACAACAAGGGCAACCAAAACCGTGAGGATACAAGCTTCGTATGCCAGAAATGTCCAGTTTATGTGCAGTCGCTGGGAAATGTCCTCAAACACATCCAATATGGTGGCATTCATCGTGAGGACCTGCGACCTAACTAAATGGGTTTCATAATCATTTTCTGAATTACCCTGCATTTCGGGATCAACGTACGTCAACACTCAATCCTTTATGACCATTAGCCATTAATACCTAATTATTGATTTGCGTTTAGGCGTAAACGAAGCATTTAGTGGCACATTTGGAAATGGAATCCGAAATAGTAGGGAATCACAGTCGTTGTTATCAGCATATATTGCACAAATATAACAATAACACCCAGTCATTACCCACTCCAAACCAAGTCCTAAATCTCAGTATACCAAGATAGCCGGACTATTTCACAACAGAGGCTTTTAAAGTTTAGGATACTGGataagaaattatttttaattgtatttggaGGGGAAATTAAAAGCCTTAAATATGTCTTACATCTTTTAATATTAACTCGGATTTCTCATGCAAAAGACTTTACTTCTAGCTAAAGAACTAAATTCGCACACAATCCAAAATTTCTTCTAGACAATGACTTGAATATTTGaaccataaataaaattgacaGTGCAGATAGGAAGCAAAAGCACTAAACCTTGGGCAATACCCattattatcatatatttatcaatttaCAAGATCAAGTTAGGAAATCTAATGCAGACGCTTTGAATGACGTCTTCGAGTAATGGATTTAATTAGAAAAACAAGTTTTTCAGTGTATTAGATGCAGATACCGCTATCATGTGAGTTTTTACCTCTATTTACATGTGGCAATAATGAACAAAGTGACTCAAAGTGGACAATACGCAGAATAGTTTCAAAATGTTGTTAATTTtatcattaaaaattataattataaaataactaCATGCCACTTGATCTAACTACATAAAGCGGAAATTTTTGATTCATTAAGATGTGTCTCTTTTTAAAGCAGACagcagcataaaaataataagtaCGGTATCTTAATAATGGGTTACCAACCTTTACAGTTTTTAATCTCCTTTCCAATTTTTAATCGTAGGCATATACAAATGGCCCCAATACAAATGGTCAATACAAAAATCGCAAACACTATAATCAAACTAAAGTCGTCTTCATTTGAATTCGAATTGAAAACATtcacaaaaagaaaattcatgATTGCACTGCAAACGCGACCTATAGACTAAGATAACTATCTGAAACTGCAATTATCTGTGAGTGTTAATAGATGCTGAAATAAGAGAGTTGGCTTATCGTACAGATACGTTAAGAATTGCTCTTACCTTCCGTCTTATTGCGTttacaacaagaacaacaacactTGCAATAGCCCCAgataaaaagcataaaaatgATTGCTATTAATCTGGCACCCGCTTCAGGAAGTTTATCGACACTTGGAGCATCGTATTTAGGTGGCGGTGGGAATTCTAAAGGAGGCATCTTTTTTCTAGTAAACACGTTTGACTGCAACGAACTGAGTAAATGAACTGGTCGAACTGTGTGTCTAAGCTCAGATCTTTTTGGACTGAATCTgggaaaaaattcaattcactAAGCCCTTTTTATTACGATAAGAAAAAGCGgacgaaaaaaaatatgcatgtTATCGTTTAGACTgtgtgtaaaatatttatccaGAATACAGAAAACTTATATAACCAGCTGGATTTTCAGTATTTAACAAGTATGGATGAAACAAGTACTACTTAGctctttgtttaattttagtaatttagtGAACCATTCGCACATTTTTGCAGCGTACTTTTAGGCATAACCAACCAGAAGCCGCTAAAATAcccaataaatataaattcttGTCTTCTTTGTCTTTCCATCTGCTTATAGAGTCTTTGATATGTGACATCATAAATGGTCTCAAATgtataatacatttattaagaTTTACAACGCACAACAAGTACGTagttcaataaaaaaaacaaatttgcgatcgatttgaaatttatgatttaGTCACTATGAGTCAGAATTACACTCCATTTC
The sequence above is drawn from the Drosophila melanogaster chromosome 2R genome and encodes:
- the CG17574 gene encoding uncharacterized protein, isoform O, with the translated sequence MWAFWVGLSIAFAIFFITSFVVCIRRRQKAARNVGYTISEGVAPVVVTSATHTAPGGYPVTQLPPPGYPSSNAYVTATSYPVQTTGNVTVQMPMPMSHQNQQQMPMPMPMPGQQTHGVAYPTYPGAGAANMNPPPYDMSMANPGPSVMPAGYEKQAPYNPHFGQ
- the CG17574 gene encoding uncharacterized protein, isoform K is translated as MVFFIVVLILVLLRVRRARRLRVGNATVVTAAPVVVTSATHTAPGGYPVTQLPPPGYPSSNAYVTATSYPVQTTGNVTVQMPMPMSHQNQQQMPMPMPMPGQQTHGVAYPTYPGAGAANMNPPPYDMSMANPGPSVMPAGYEKQAPYNPHFGQ
- the CG17574 gene encoding uncharacterized protein, isoform J, translated to MDFWGIFMFFLLTFLIMSCCGYCCTSRRQGAVLSTPVVVTSATHTAPGGYPVTQLPPPGYPSSNAYVTATSYPVQTTGSNVTVQMPMPMSHQNQQQMPMPMPMPGQQTHGVAYPTYPGAGAANMNPPPYDMSMANPGPSVMPAGYEKQAPYNPHFGQ
- the CG17574 gene encoding uncharacterized protein, isoform G, which codes for MWAFWVGLSIAFAIFFITSFVVCIRRRQKAARNVGYTISEGVAPVVVTSATHTAPGGYPVTQLPPPGYPSSNAYVTATSYPVQTTGNVTVQMPMPMSHQNQQQMPMPMPMPGQQTHGVAYPTYPGAGAANMNPPPYDMSMANPGPSVMPAGYEKQAPYNPHFGQ
- the CG17574 gene encoding uncharacterized protein, isoform H — its product is MPHVPNDRHLEISTIILCTIFAVVLCGVVAMIIGSVIRKRKKRLAGKDVIEATPVVVTSATHTAPGGYPVTQLPPPGYPSSNAYVTATSYPVQTTGNVTVQMPMPMSHQNQQQMPMPMPMPGQQTHGVAYPTYPGAGAANMNPPPYDMSMANPGPSVMPAGYEKQAPYNPHFGQ
- the CG17574 gene encoding uncharacterized protein, isoform A — translated: MDFWGIFMFFLLTFLIMSCCGYCCTSRRQGAVLSTPVVVTSATHTAPGGYPVTQLPPPGYPSSNAYVTATSYPVQTTGNVTVQMPMPMSHQNQQQMPMPMPMPGQQTHGVAYPTYPGAGAANMNPPPYDMSMANPGPSVMPAGYEKQAPYNPHFGQ
- the CG17574 gene encoding uncharacterized protein, isoform L encodes the protein MEPFVIPIIAVSVFIVIASLMCLCFFCIAKKFRSMAPVVVTSATHTAPGGYPVTQLPPPGYPSSNAYVTATSYPVQTTGNVTVQMPMPMSHQNQQQMPMPMPMPGQQTHGVAYPTYPGAGAANMNPPPYDMSMANPGPSVMPAGYEKQAPYNPHFGQ
- the CG17574 gene encoding uncharacterized protein, isoform F, which encodes MDDSGIYWILFFTFSVFFMTSAAVFLTRGRTRRAALTKGAAPVVVTSATHTAPGGYPVTQLPPPGYPSSNAYVTATSYPVQTTGNVTVQMPMPMSHQNQQQMPMPMPMPGQQTHGVAYPTYPGAGAANMNPPPYDMSMANPGPSVMPAGYEKQAPYNPHFGQ
- the CG17574 gene encoding uncharacterized protein, isoform E → MPHVPNDRDLEISTIILCTIFAVVLCGVVAMIIGYVIRKRKQRLAGKDVIEATPVVVTSATHTAPGGYPVTQLPPPGYPSSNAYVTATSYPVQTTGNVTVQMPMPMSHQNQQQMPMPMPMPGQQTHGVAYPTYPGAGAANMNPPPYDMSMANPGPSVMPAGYEKQAPYNPHFGQ
- the CG17574 gene encoding uncharacterized protein, isoform P; the encoded protein is MEPFVIPIIAVSVFIVIASLMCLCFFCIAKKFRSMAPVVVTSATHTAPGGYPVTQLPPPGYPSSNAYVTATSYPVQTTGNVTVQMPMPMSHQNQQQMPMPMPMPGQQTHGVAYPTYPGAGAANMNPPPYDMSMANPGPSVMPAGYEKQAPYNPHFGQ
- the CG17574 gene encoding uncharacterized protein, isoform I, which produces MPPLEFPPPPKYDAPSVDKLPEAGARLIAIIFMLFIWGYCKCCCSCCKRNKTEAPVVVTSATHTAPGGYPVTQLPPPGYPSSNAYVTATSYPVQTTGNVTVQMPMPMSHQNQQQMPMPMPMPGQQTHGVAYPTYPGAGAANMNPPPYDMSMANPGPSVMPAGYEKQAPYNPHFGQ
- the CG17574 gene encoding uncharacterized protein, isoform M; translated protein: MDDSGIYWILFFTFSVFFMTSAAVFLTRGRTRRAALTKGAGVFSGITPPVVVTSATHTAPGGYPVTQLPPPGYPSSNAYVTATSYPVQTTGNVTVQMPMPMSHQNQQQMPMPMPMPGQQTHGVAYPTYPGAGAANMNPPPYDMSMANPGPSVMPAGYEKQAPYNPHFGQ
- the CG17574 gene encoding uncharacterized protein, isoform N, with the protein product MVNIYFDIWFPIIMVVLYSGFDTGTIASSSRPSTSPPVVVTSATHTAPGGYPVTQLPPPGYPSSNAYVTATSYPVQTTGNVTVQMPMPMSHQNQQQMPMPMPMPGQQTHGVAYPTYPGAGAANMNPPPYDMSMANPGPSVMPAGYEKQAPYNPHFGQ